In one window of Zingiber officinale cultivar Zhangliang chromosome 11A, Zo_v1.1, whole genome shotgun sequence DNA:
- the LOC122032730 gene encoding uncharacterized protein LOC122032730, whose protein sequence is MSAAKIIGAIAGSVTISYVCHTLISDKKIFGGTTPKTVADKEWWEATDKKFQAWPRTAGPPVVMNPISRQNFIVKSPES, encoded by the exons ATGTCGGCAGCAAAAATTATAGGAGCTATCGCGGGATCTGTAACTATTTCATACGTATGCCATACCTTAATTTCTGACAAAAAGATATTTGGAG GTACGACTCCAAAAACAGTCGCCGACAAGGAATGGTGGGAGGCAACTGATAAAAAGTTCCAGGCCTGGCCTCGTACCGCCGGACCGCCCGTCGTCATGAACCCAATTAGCCGGCAAAACTTCATCGTTAAATCACCTGAATCGTGA
- the LOC122031209 gene encoding uncharacterized protein LOC122031209: protein MAGERGEVSGYLMDPCLYNSLPSLPPPESRDLGSPWSPSAHAPYSPSNVLSTPDVLPADPAHAADSVYPSSSELLLLYDEHDVTSSTSESPGVDGNEPLAREPLRLVRRDVDAQIAVPSPSQPSLRAGHDRVETAYAHVRLSELTARGNTLSAQHQLLQHPEYRFQRLLELLRIRRSITTEAQGLDAVPNPLTNPERLMHDIMQSHRAMEDAKKATESEKSGDVENKKDDSSAANFECNICYELAKAPVVTPCELKKLTPIYGRGGDETKDLKQDNGDEESGLKIPPRPSANRIENLRPQLRQRLEEGIANSWRNSMNEDTHDEHRTGPRSSRRQERSSAARTAVRRRPVRRMQREEGRGSNSTGIGLHGDESLSYPIIPPLVFHGGVVPFQQAGLSSLSNSLEPLLQHRDSAGSVVAADQASASRGNPPDLAFSNVGGSRRTRARRMH from the exons ATGGCCGGGGAGCGAGGTGAGGTAAGCGGCTACCTCATGGATCCGTGTCTTTATAACAGTCTTCCTTCCCTACCTCCACCGGAAAGTCGCGATCTTGGATCGCCGTGGTCGCCCTCCGCCCACGCGCCCTACTCTCCGTCCAACGTGCTGTCGACGCCGGATGTGCTGCCTGCCGATCCCGCCCACGCCGCTGACAGCGTTTACCCTTCCTCCTCCGAGCTCCTTCTGTTGTACGATGAGCACGATGTTACTTCTTCTACTTCAGAGTCGCCGGGAGTCGATGGGAATGAACCGTTAGCCCGAGAGCCGCTGCGCCTGGTGCGCCGCGATGTTGATGCCCAAATCGCCGTTCCATCGCCTTCTCAGCCTTCCCTGAGAGCTGGGCATGATCGAGTTGAGACGGCCTACGCCCATGTTCGCCTGAGCGAGCTCACTGCTCGTGGCAACACGCTCTCTGCTCAGCATCAGCTCCTCCAACACCCAGAGTACCGTTTCCAGAGGTTGCTAGAATTGCTGCGAATTCGTAGGTCGATCACCACCGAAGCGCAGGGGCTCGATGCTGTTCCCAATCCCTTGACAAACCCTGAAAGGTTGATGCATGACATTATGCAATCTCATAGGGCAATGGAGGATGCCAAGAAGGCCACCGAAAGCGAGAAGTCAGGAGATGTGGAGAACAAAAAAGATGATAGTTCCGCAGCTAATTTCGAGTGCAACATTTGTTATGAGCTCGCCAAGGCACCAGTGGTTACTCCTTGTG AGTTGAAGAAGTTAACTCCTATTTATGGTCGCGGAGGGGACGAAACGAAAGATCTTAAGCAAGACAACGGCGATGAGGAATCAGGTTTGAAGATTCCTCCTCGGCCCTCAGCTAACAGAATTGAAAATTTGAGGCCACAATTGCGGCAGAGACTGGAAGAAGGAATAGCAAACTCATGGAGGAATTCTATGAATGAAGACACACATGATGAGCACAGAACAGGACCTCGCTCGTCTAGGAGGCAGGAAAGGTCTAGTGCTGCACGAACTGCGGTGAGGAGAAGGCCGGTTCGAAGAATGCAACGGGAGGAGGGGAGGGGTTCAAACTCTACTGGAATCGGCTTGCATGGGGATGAGTCATTGAGCTACCCAATTATTCCACCTCTGGTCTTCCATGGCGGAGTTGTTCCATTTCAACAAGCTGGACTATCATCGTTGTCTAATAGTCTTGAGCCTTTACTACAACATAGGGATAGTGCTGGGTCAGTAGTTGCCGCAGACCAAGCATCGGCTTCGAGAGGGAACCCTCCAGACTTGGCTTTTTCCAATGTAGGTGGAAGTCGTCGTACCCGTGCTAGAAGGATGCACTAA